In a single window of the Flavivirga spongiicola genome:
- the tilS gene encoding tRNA lysidine(34) synthetase TilS: MLNQLKKHIDNRLEFLNKNKLLIAISGGVDSVVLTHLCHQLNLNISLAHCNFNLRGKESDDDEKFVLQLADDLNIEAFTESFNTEGYASENKISIQMSARELRYYWFDELALQLGFDYILTAHHADDNLETFLINFSRGTGLDGLTGIPEINNKFVRPLLPFSRENVIDYAKANNLEWRVDSSNASTKYLRNKLRHEVIPILKEINPSLLQSYQGTINNLSDSGDIIEDAMELFLEDAIDAIQDNKIIFKIPEFKKQNNPKAYLFEVFKDYEFTEWNDIVNLLDAQSGKYVLSNTHRLIKHRDTLLLSELHLEEQEEILILNINQEVETPFGILTFSKANDVSLNDTTTIYVDESLLKFPLEVRPWKVGDVFFPFGMKGKKKVSKYFKDEKLSLLDKESSLLLCSGNSIVWVINRRADNRFRVTENTENIIKIELK, encoded by the coding sequence ATGCTAAACCAACTAAAAAAACATATTGATAATCGTCTTGAATTTTTAAATAAAAATAAACTTCTTATTGCTATTTCAGGAGGTGTAGATAGTGTGGTTTTAACTCATTTATGTCACCAATTAAACCTAAATATTTCTTTGGCACATTGTAATTTTAATCTCAGAGGAAAGGAAAGTGATGACGATGAGAAATTTGTATTGCAACTAGCTGATGATTTAAATATAGAAGCTTTTACTGAAAGTTTTAATACCGAAGGATACGCTAGCGAAAATAAGATTTCAATTCAAATGTCTGCCAGAGAACTACGTTATTATTGGTTTGATGAGTTGGCACTACAATTAGGTTTTGATTATATACTTACTGCGCATCATGCAGATGATAATCTAGAAACCTTTTTAATTAATTTCTCTAGAGGCACAGGATTAGATGGTTTAACAGGAATTCCAGAAATTAATAACAAGTTTGTACGCCCGTTGTTGCCATTCTCAAGAGAAAATGTTATTGATTATGCAAAGGCTAACAACTTAGAGTGGCGCGTAGATAGTAGTAATGCATCAACTAAGTATTTGCGTAATAAATTAAGACACGAAGTCATTCCTATTTTAAAAGAAATAAATCCTAGTTTGCTTCAAAGCTATCAAGGTACTATTAATAATTTAAGTGACAGCGGAGATATAATCGAAGATGCCATGGAGTTGTTTTTAGAGGATGCCATTGATGCTATTCAGGATAACAAAATAATTTTTAAAATACCTGAGTTTAAAAAACAAAATAACCCAAAAGCATATTTATTTGAAGTTTTTAAAGATTATGAATTTACAGAATGGAATGACATCGTGAATTTATTAGATGCTCAGTCTGGTAAATATGTGTTATCTAATACTCACAGATTAATAAAGCATAGAGATACTTTGCTTTTAAGTGAGCTTCATTTAGAAGAGCAAGAAGAAATTCTCATTTTAAATATAAATCAAGAGGTTGAAACACCTTTTGGTATTTTAACATTTTCAAAAGCTAATGATGTTTCATTAAATGATACTACAACTATTTATGTTGACGAATCGCTTTTAAAGTTTCCTTTAGAAGTGAGACCTTGGAAAGTAGGTGATGTGTTTTTTCCATTTGGAATGAAAGGAAAAAAGAAAGTGAGCAAATATTTTAAAGACGAAAAATTATCATTGTTAGATAAAGAAAGTTCTTTATTACTCTGTTCAGGCAATAGTATTGTTTGGGTAATTAATAGAAGAGCTGATAATAGATTTAGAGTAACCGAAAACACTGAAAATATTATTAAAATAGAACTAAAATAA
- the pabB gene encoding aminodeoxychorismate synthase component I, with translation MRATQIHSLDNTDQFKNQLLIWSQQFDDVVWLDSNNYEQNHSNYEAVLAVDAFTSIQTNFEGSFEMLKEYQTNVNDWIFGYLTYDLKNDIEDLNSKNFDSLEFPDLYFFQPKKLFLFRGNQVEIQYLNCVDDEFEEDLKNICHCEEVQRGNLSNEENQVKIKLRIHKDEYFEKVSKMLAHIHRGDIYEANFCQEFYAENISINPLETYLKLNSISKPPFATFLKFGNKYLLSASPERYLKRKGETIISQPIKGTAKRSENMFEDEKLKEALSQDTKERSENIMIVDLVRNDLSKTAIKGSVQVEELTKVYTFDQVHQMISTVISKIEETTHAVDVIKSTFPMGSMTGAPKISAMRIIEDLEETKRGLYSGSVGYFSPTGDFDFNVVIRSILYNDTKAYVSYSVGSAITAKSDPLKEYEECLVKAKAMRHVLEN, from the coding sequence TTGAGGGCAACACAAATTCACAGTTTAGATAATACTGACCAATTTAAAAATCAACTACTGATTTGGAGTCAGCAATTTGATGATGTTGTTTGGTTAGATTCTAATAACTACGAACAAAATCATTCCAACTACGAAGCAGTCTTGGCAGTAGATGCTTTCACTAGTATTCAAACGAATTTTGAAGGAAGCTTTGAAATGCTTAAGGAATACCAAACTAATGTAAATGATTGGATTTTTGGGTACTTAACGTACGATCTGAAAAATGATATTGAAGATTTAAACTCTAAAAATTTTGATAGCTTAGAGTTTCCGGATTTGTACTTTTTTCAACCCAAAAAACTGTTTCTGTTTAGAGGAAATCAAGTTGAAATACAATACTTGAATTGTGTTGATGATGAATTTGAAGAAGATTTGAAAAACATATGTCATTGCGAGGAGGTACAACGTGGCAATCTCTCAAATGAAGAAAATCAAGTAAAAATAAAACTCCGTATCCATAAAGATGAATATTTTGAAAAAGTAAGCAAGATGCTTGCGCATATACACCGGGGCGATATTTATGAAGCTAATTTTTGCCAGGAGTTTTATGCAGAAAACATCAGTATCAATCCATTGGAAACCTATTTAAAGCTTAACAGTATTTCTAAACCCCCTTTTGCAACATTTTTAAAATTTGGAAATAAGTATTTACTGTCTGCATCTCCAGAACGTTATTTAAAAAGAAAAGGGGAGACCATTATTTCTCAACCGATAAAAGGAACCGCAAAGCGTTCGGAGAATATGTTTGAAGATGAAAAGCTAAAAGAAGCTTTGTCTCAAGATACTAAAGAGCGCAGCGAAAATATTATGATTGTGGATCTGGTGCGCAACGATTTATCTAAAACCGCTATAAAAGGCAGCGTGCAAGTAGAAGAATTGACCAAGGTGTATACCTTTGATCAAGTGCATCAAATGATTTCTACAGTAATTTCAAAGATTGAAGAAACAACACATGCAGTCGATGTTATTAAGAGTACATTTCCAATGGGAAGTATGACGGGGGCTCCTAAAATTTCAGCTATGCGAATTATTGAAGATTTAGAAGAAACCAAAAGAGGGTTATATTCTGGGTCTGTGGGCTATTTTTCTCCTACTGGTGATTTCGATTTTAATGTCGTTATAAGAAGTATTCTTTATAACGACACCAAAGCATATGTGTCTTATTCTGTAGGTAGTGCAATTACAGCGAAGAGCGATCCTTTAAAAGAATATGAAGAGTGCTTGGTAAAAGCCAAAGCGATGCGACACGTATTAGAAAATTAG
- a CDS encoding aldose 1-epimerase family protein, with translation MLTLENEKLKISVKKKGAELCKITSVKNEIDFMWDANPKVWGSYAPNLFPIIGALKNDTYFFENQKYTLSKHGFIRNNNTLILQEQSQSSLTFKLSYDEDSLKIYPFKFDFLITYQLIDNIIIITHTIKNYDTKTMYFSLGGHPAFKCPVYNNETYSNYYLEFEHIENSETHLINMESGLISSKTKPMFNNSNRLPLKHDIFNEDALIFKDLKSKSVTLNSKSLGAILTVEYRDFSYLGIWAKPDGDYVCIEPWLGIADSENTNQNLKEKEGILTLMPQQTFKASYSIEIHNSHL, from the coding sequence ATGCTCACATTAGAAAACGAAAAATTAAAAATATCAGTAAAAAAAAAGGGTGCTGAATTATGCAAAATCACTTCGGTTAAAAACGAAATAGATTTTATGTGGGATGCTAATCCAAAGGTCTGGGGTAGTTATGCTCCTAATCTATTTCCTATTATTGGTGCATTAAAAAACGATACTTACTTTTTCGAAAATCAAAAATACACATTATCTAAACATGGTTTTATAAGAAACAATAATACATTAATATTACAGGAACAAAGCCAGAGTTCTTTAACTTTTAAATTAAGTTATGATGAGGATTCATTAAAAATATACCCATTTAAGTTTGATTTTCTTATTACTTATCAACTCATAGACAATATTATTATCATAACTCATACTATTAAAAACTATGATACTAAGACCATGTATTTTTCGTTAGGTGGACATCCGGCTTTTAAATGTCCTGTATATAACAATGAAACTTATAGTAATTATTACTTAGAGTTTGAACACATAGAAAATTCTGAAACACATTTAATTAATATGGAAAGTGGTTTGATTTCATCAAAAACAAAACCGATGTTTAATAACTCCAATAGACTACCGTTAAAACATGATATATTTAATGAAGATGCCCTTATTTTTAAAGATTTAAAATCTAAAAGCGTCACTTTAAACAGTAAATCACTCGGTGCTATTCTTACTGTTGAATATAGAGATTTTTCCTACTTAGGTATTTGGGCAAAACCTGATGGTGACTATGTTTGCATTGAGCCCTGGCTTGGTATTGCCGATAGTGAAAACACCAATCAAAACCTAAAAGAAAAAGAAGGTATTTTAACTTTGATGCCACAACAAACATTTAAAGCGTCTTATAGTATTGAAATACATAACAGTCATTTATAA